In Burkholderia savannae, one genomic interval encodes:
- a CDS encoding TOMM system kinase/cyclase fusion protein: MSASARADRARACDRGALRAIAPPLPGDGDELQGEHRYRLGAVLGEGGAGRVHEAVRLDTSQRVAVKLLREDAPRGARERTRLRARFRREMALCARLSHPNIVALLDSGETADGVLFAVFEHVAGRTLRALLAADGALPAEATGALMAQVLDGLAHAHANGVVHRDLKPQNVMVTTRDGEPCAKILDFGIGALLPDAHAGDELTLTATTEVLGSPQYCAPEQLRGEPPTAKSDFYAWGLMVIECLTGQPVMQGASVADVLYQHLSPVDVALPPAIAAHPLGDVLRDALGKDPRQRAESAQTLANRFRAIHFPALVGGLRYGRRAQAEPGVAYRDPGGTIAVDAPVGRRQITALCCRVAVAANGAQPDDAAAAEEALDVFHAQWLTRCSDIAVRYGGHVAGALGDTLLFYFGYPEGIDRPAQRACRAALEMTRHAGQTALAPQPSADGASAPAWRIEIAGAIHVGTALANARGASGGAIASAAVGLQRIAQPGRILLSDEAARALERHVDAAATSLAFAAPGAAPQPVRELLGERYERGPFESLELGDAAPIVGRDREQAALARAWRDAVRAAAGGPRAAARRATLVVGEPGIGKSRLVHALRETVRAQHGACAACVCLPEQTNHALFPILRFVRAHWQLDAGDPHALDRMLEAFDGDRASARATLAAWLGLPGGADKLRWSGARQQQALFDVLCQLLGSLGGGGPVLLIVDDVQWVDSATGDFLDALARHPACAAVCVVLTSRPEQLERWRRGAERLMLRRLSAAATRNLIVSLMPDAGADRAALDFLVKRTGGVPLYVEETIRALVEGGIVPTAGARLPDLAEAGRCPLPGSLRETLELALERADDALDTVQLAATIGLEVDARLLADASPRAGAELDDCLRRLLEGRVLYAQHRIGGATYVFRHALLREAAYESMPAATRRENHRRVAQALLARPAGGDPAARSASIADHFARAHAFADAAPHGIEAARRALERALHDDAIRYAGAVRGWLLHCDYPGRDEDTVAIDLTLAHAQMARDGWGDPRVREHTDRVLSRVGALGDAKAAASALWTIAVYHHVAGDRAAVRRIGAQLSELARASARADLGVAADTLHGMSRWIDGHYALALGAFDAALAAYDPRRDGDHRRTFGLDTRAWALSARASVLWGIDDDVARTLALAHDAVHVATCSDHLPTIGVTMMYLARMQQCAGDRDGARATSDAVLRLSRCYGLNAVERYAAVVRAWCDGDRDAARANVDALRQSGCMLGLTYYASVVADIDAARGDARAAIATLDECLALAESTDERYYVAELLLKKARCLCDAQGRSAADVSEAAGAAELAEAAVALCAQAAAVARQSGMARIEKKAQTELRELQRELRSTTGEKR; this comes from the coding sequence ATGTCTGCTTCCGCACGGGCCGATCGCGCGCGCGCCTGCGATCGCGGCGCGCTGCGCGCGATCGCGCCGCCGCTGCCCGGCGACGGCGACGAGCTACAAGGCGAGCACCGTTACCGGCTCGGCGCCGTGCTCGGCGAAGGCGGCGCGGGCCGCGTGCACGAAGCGGTGAGGCTCGACACGTCGCAGCGCGTCGCCGTCAAGCTGCTGCGCGAGGACGCGCCGCGCGGCGCGCGCGAGCGCACCCGCCTGCGCGCGCGCTTTCGCCGCGAGATGGCGCTGTGCGCGCGGCTGTCGCATCCGAACATCGTCGCGCTGCTCGACAGCGGCGAGACGGCGGACGGCGTGCTGTTCGCGGTGTTCGAGCACGTTGCGGGCCGCACGCTGCGCGCGCTGCTCGCGGCCGACGGCGCGCTGCCCGCCGAGGCGACGGGCGCGCTGATGGCGCAGGTGCTCGACGGCCTCGCGCACGCGCATGCGAACGGCGTCGTGCATCGCGACCTGAAGCCGCAGAACGTGATGGTGACGACGCGCGACGGCGAGCCGTGCGCGAAGATTCTCGATTTCGGCATCGGCGCGCTGCTGCCGGACGCGCATGCGGGCGACGAGCTGACGCTCACCGCGACGACCGAGGTGCTCGGCTCGCCGCAGTATTGCGCGCCCGAGCAATTGCGCGGCGAACCGCCGACCGCGAAGAGCGACTTCTACGCGTGGGGCCTGATGGTGATCGAATGCCTGACGGGGCAACCGGTGATGCAGGGCGCGAGCGTCGCGGACGTGCTGTATCAGCACCTGAGCCCCGTCGACGTCGCGCTGCCGCCCGCGATCGCCGCGCATCCGCTCGGCGACGTGCTGCGCGATGCGCTCGGCAAGGACCCGCGCCAGCGCGCGGAATCCGCGCAGACGCTTGCGAACCGGTTTCGCGCGATTCATTTTCCGGCGCTCGTCGGCGGCTTGCGCTACGGACGGCGCGCGCAGGCGGAGCCGGGCGTCGCGTATCGCGACCCCGGCGGGACGATCGCGGTTGACGCGCCCGTCGGGCGGCGGCAGATCACCGCACTGTGCTGCCGTGTCGCGGTCGCCGCGAACGGCGCGCAGCCGGACGACGCCGCGGCGGCCGAGGAAGCGCTCGACGTATTCCACGCGCAGTGGCTCACGCGCTGCTCGGACATCGCGGTGCGCTATGGCGGCCACGTCGCGGGCGCGCTCGGCGATACGCTGCTGTTCTACTTCGGCTATCCGGAAGGCATCGATCGGCCCGCTCAGCGCGCGTGCCGCGCGGCGCTCGAAATGACGCGGCACGCGGGGCAGACGGCGCTCGCGCCGCAACCGTCCGCCGACGGCGCGAGCGCGCCGGCATGGCGCATCGAGATCGCGGGCGCGATCCACGTCGGCACCGCGCTTGCGAACGCACGCGGCGCGTCGGGCGGCGCGATCGCGAGCGCGGCCGTCGGCCTGCAGCGCATCGCGCAGCCGGGGCGCATCCTGTTGAGCGACGAAGCGGCGCGCGCGCTCGAGCGCCACGTCGACGCCGCGGCGACGTCGCTCGCATTCGCCGCGCCAGGCGCGGCGCCGCAGCCCGTGCGCGAACTGCTCGGCGAGCGCTACGAGCGCGGGCCGTTCGAATCGCTCGAGCTCGGCGACGCGGCGCCGATCGTCGGGCGCGATCGCGAGCAGGCGGCGCTCGCGCGCGCGTGGCGCGATGCGGTGCGCGCGGCGGCGGGCGGCCCGCGCGCGGCCGCGCGGCGCGCGACGCTCGTCGTCGGCGAGCCTGGAATCGGCAAGTCGCGGCTCGTTCACGCGCTGCGCGAGACGGTGCGCGCACAGCACGGCGCGTGCGCCGCATGCGTGTGCCTGCCCGAGCAGACGAACCACGCGCTCTTTCCGATCCTGCGCTTCGTGCGCGCGCACTGGCAGCTCGACGCGGGCGATCCGCATGCGCTCGACCGGATGCTCGAAGCGTTCGACGGCGATCGCGCGTCCGCGCGCGCGACGCTCGCCGCATGGCTCGGCCTGCCGGGCGGCGCGGACAAGCTGCGCTGGTCGGGCGCGCGGCAGCAGCAGGCGCTCTTCGACGTGCTGTGCCAACTGCTCGGCTCGCTCGGCGGCGGCGGCCCGGTGCTGCTGATCGTCGACGACGTGCAATGGGTCGACAGCGCGACGGGCGATTTTCTCGACGCGCTCGCGCGCCACCCGGCATGCGCGGCGGTGTGCGTCGTGCTGACGTCGCGGCCGGAGCAGCTCGAGCGGTGGCGGCGCGGCGCCGAGCGGCTGATGCTGCGCCGCCTGTCGGCCGCCGCGACGCGCAACCTGATCGTGTCGCTGATGCCCGACGCGGGCGCGGACCGCGCGGCGCTCGACTTCCTCGTGAAGCGCACGGGCGGCGTGCCGCTGTACGTCGAGGAAACGATTCGCGCGCTCGTCGAAGGCGGCATCGTGCCGACTGCGGGCGCGCGCCTGCCGGATCTCGCGGAAGCGGGGCGCTGCCCGCTGCCGGGCAGCCTGCGCGAGACGCTCGAGCTCGCGCTCGAACGCGCGGACGACGCGCTCGACACCGTCCAGCTCGCCGCGACGATCGGCCTCGAAGTCGACGCGCGGTTGCTTGCCGACGCGTCGCCGCGCGCGGGCGCGGAGCTCGACGACTGCCTGCGGCGTTTGCTCGAAGGCCGCGTGCTGTACGCGCAGCACCGCATCGGCGGCGCGACGTACGTGTTCCGTCACGCGCTGCTGCGCGAGGCCGCGTACGAATCGATGCCGGCCGCGACGCGCCGCGAGAATCATCGGCGCGTCGCGCAGGCGCTGCTCGCGCGTCCCGCGGGCGGTGATCCGGCGGCGCGCTCGGCGAGCATCGCCGATCATTTCGCGCGTGCGCATGCGTTCGCCGATGCGGCGCCGCACGGCATCGAAGCGGCGCGCCGCGCGCTCGAGCGCGCGCTGCACGACGACGCGATCCGCTATGCGGGCGCGGTGCGCGGCTGGCTGCTGCATTGCGACTATCCGGGGCGGGACGAAGACACGGTCGCGATCGATTTGACGCTCGCGCACGCGCAAATGGCGCGTGACGGCTGGGGCGATCCGCGCGTGCGCGAGCACACCGACCGCGTGCTGTCGCGCGTCGGTGCGCTGGGCGACGCGAAGGCCGCGGCGAGCGCGCTGTGGACGATCGCCGTGTATCACCACGTCGCCGGCGATCGCGCGGCGGTGCGCCGCATCGGCGCGCAGCTGTCCGAGCTCGCTCGCGCGTCGGCGCGTGCGGATCTCGGCGTCGCCGCCGATACGCTGCACGGAATGAGCCGCTGGATCGACGGCCACTACGCGCTCGCGCTCGGCGCGTTCGACGCGGCGCTCGCCGCCTACGATCCGCGCCGCGACGGCGATCATCGGCGCACGTTCGGCCTCGACACGCGCGCGTGGGCGCTGTCCGCGCGCGCGAGCGTGCTGTGGGGCATCGACGACGACGTTGCGCGCACGCTCGCGCTCGCGCACGACGCGGTTCATGTCGCGACCTGCAGCGATCATCTTCCGACGATCGGCGTGACGATGATGTACCTCGCGCGGATGCAGCAATGCGCGGGCGATCGCGACGGCGCGCGCGCGACGTCGGACGCGGTGCTGCGGCTGTCGCGCTGCTACGGGCTCAACGCGGTCGAGCGCTACGCGGCCGTCGTGCGCGCGTGGTGCGACGGCGATCGTGACGCGGCGCGCGCGAACGTCGACGCGTTGCGCCAATCGGGCTGCATGCTCGGACTCACGTATTACGCGTCGGTCGTCGCCGACATCGACGCGGCGCGCGGCGACGCACGCGCCGCGATCGCGACGCTCGACGAATGTCTCGCGCTCGCCGAATCGACGGACGAGCGCTATTACGTTGCGGAACTGCTGCTCAAGAAGGCGCGCTGCTTGTGTGACGCGCAAGGTCGAAGCGCGGCCGACGTGAGCGAAGCGGCCGGCGCGGCCGAATTGGCCGAAGCGGCCGTCGCGCTATGCGCGCAGGCGGCCGCCGTCGCGCGGCAGAGCGGCATGGCGCGAATCGAGAAGAAAGCGCAGACGGAGCTGCGCGAGTTGCAACGAGAACTCCGTTCAACCACGGGAGAAAAGCGATGA
- a CDS encoding Tc toxin subunit A-related protein, producing MLSLTQRVLTYSFIDRPPVNPRAVGTSNTDAALLAQIDALLASAAASFKARAYDDALDDYFACESLIYSQLDPQWDPELGGRLRSRLPRDPALFDSLLSATSQWLNVLSVPAPASPVRPATPPPAQALAGAAALHGAGLTPVSANPAATAQALSDMQLASVYTAQGNSAASNVAVARAKALDATVAGAFSPPQMPNPTVHPAANPNVAPPAAPGATPAFHPAVTGALPQRGIDLAPAALTPIKILPIPKLPITLLAQKQVGLLTGSGAQTAVKTIQWAASGTPDIASIKTILYAPHAAATALPDALTNANSLWERSVLLPHDYFYTIPLAIAQCYQALGDYANAETYYLQAAAYAYINTTTEGPYVWVALAGLYGAWGDSLYQQGDRAGATAIYSKVVTPGSPAAPAASLYQIAGLASAAKSATALLPQLATLAQTGTSGVSADDVAIAAVLLKVYAKLVQIGAGLDYWGTYAAAVPIWSFSYLQQVAINFAQLAQQAENQVINFWNQADQATLTRTELANQVSQANGQVNAAQQQLAVAQAQAQAYQAGVTVAQTRATNAAKNAQEYGSLNSQVIIIQATGQQVSGGDDGDYNGVSAMANQYLSGQRISGDSATVAAATNLAANRLSQQFQIDSMNRTTSEMQQALAQAQAQAAAANAQVSAAGANLAVAQLNAQAAAQTLGVFDADTFTPQVWRAMGNFVDQIYERYMDMALRAAKLMQQAYNFENDTSVSFIKASYQGVVDGLLAADALMADIQSFTDDLVNAKRGKKQYLKQSISLASRYGYLFETQLRKTGTMTFETTLDDFDSAYPGTYQGRIRRVLVSVQGIVPPTGVSGTLGNDGISFYRLPADVATPAAPSKVRVQSAETQIISDYDPVQDAVLAPPPDNQTGIFEGAGVASSWTLSLPPALNDINYGTLTDVVLTFIYEARFDPRLVQPVLAQLASRPGFYNRERSIPLAWLYPDLFYGFVSTGALTLNLSAADFPIDQTAPSVTAASLLVAMKPGTSASNVTIALAAPGKSALSGVTDATGAISSQGAGSAWAGAVGGSALGDWTLTLGAAANPSLAPGGKLDLSSLINLVLVIDYAFKPRS from the coding sequence ATGCTTTCGCTCACACAGCGCGTTTTGACCTACAGCTTCATCGATCGTCCGCCCGTCAATCCGCGCGCGGTCGGCACGTCGAACACGGACGCCGCGCTGCTCGCGCAGATCGATGCGCTGCTCGCGTCGGCCGCCGCGTCGTTCAAGGCCCGCGCGTACGACGACGCGCTCGACGATTACTTCGCCTGCGAATCGCTGATCTACTCGCAGCTCGATCCGCAATGGGACCCCGAGTTGGGCGGCAGGCTGCGCTCGCGGCTGCCGCGCGATCCCGCGCTCTTCGATTCGCTGCTGTCCGCGACGTCGCAATGGCTGAACGTGCTGTCCGTGCCGGCGCCCGCGAGCCCCGTGCGGCCCGCGACGCCGCCGCCCGCGCAGGCGCTCGCCGGCGCCGCCGCGCTGCACGGCGCGGGGCTCACGCCCGTCAGCGCGAATCCGGCCGCGACCGCGCAGGCGCTGTCGGACATGCAGCTCGCATCGGTCTACACGGCGCAAGGCAACAGCGCCGCGAGCAACGTGGCCGTCGCGCGTGCGAAGGCGCTCGACGCGACCGTCGCCGGCGCGTTCTCGCCGCCGCAGATGCCTAACCCGACCGTGCATCCGGCCGCGAATCCGAACGTCGCGCCGCCGGCCGCGCCGGGCGCGACGCCGGCCTTTCATCCGGCGGTGACAGGCGCGCTGCCGCAACGCGGCATCGACCTCGCGCCCGCGGCGCTCACGCCGATCAAGATCCTGCCGATACCGAAATTGCCGATCACGCTGCTCGCGCAAAAGCAGGTCGGACTCCTGACGGGCAGCGGCGCGCAAACCGCGGTCAAGACGATCCAGTGGGCGGCGAGCGGCACGCCGGACATCGCGTCGATCAAGACGATCCTCTATGCGCCGCATGCAGCCGCGACCGCGCTGCCCGACGCGCTGACGAACGCGAACAGCCTCTGGGAGCGCTCGGTGCTGCTCCCGCACGACTACTTCTATACGATCCCGCTCGCGATCGCGCAGTGCTACCAGGCGCTCGGCGACTACGCGAACGCCGAGACCTACTACCTGCAGGCGGCGGCCTACGCGTACATCAACACGACGACGGAAGGCCCGTACGTGTGGGTCGCGCTCGCGGGGCTCTACGGCGCCTGGGGTGACAGCCTCTACCAGCAGGGCGACCGCGCGGGTGCGACGGCGATCTACAGCAAGGTCGTCACGCCGGGCAGCCCGGCCGCGCCCGCGGCGTCGCTCTACCAGATCGCGGGGCTCGCGAGCGCCGCGAAGAGCGCGACCGCGCTGCTGCCGCAGCTCGCGACGCTCGCGCAAACGGGCACGAGCGGCGTGTCGGCCGACGACGTCGCGATCGCGGCCGTCCTTCTCAAGGTCTACGCGAAACTCGTGCAGATCGGCGCGGGGCTCGACTACTGGGGCACCTACGCGGCGGCCGTGCCGATCTGGTCGTTCAGCTATCTGCAGCAGGTCGCGATCAATTTCGCGCAGCTCGCGCAGCAGGCGGAAAACCAGGTCATCAACTTCTGGAACCAGGCGGACCAGGCGACATTGACGCGCACCGAGCTCGCGAACCAGGTGTCGCAGGCGAACGGCCAGGTCAACGCCGCGCAGCAGCAGCTCGCCGTCGCGCAAGCGCAGGCGCAGGCGTATCAGGCAGGCGTGACGGTCGCGCAGACGCGCGCGACGAACGCCGCGAAGAATGCGCAGGAGTACGGATCGCTCAACAGCCAGGTGATCATCATCCAGGCGACGGGCCAGCAGGTGTCGGGCGGCGACGACGGCGACTACAACGGCGTGAGCGCGATGGCAAACCAATATCTGTCGGGCCAGAGGATCTCCGGCGATTCGGCGACCGTCGCGGCCGCCACCAATCTCGCCGCGAACCGCCTGAGCCAGCAGTTCCAGATCGACAGCATGAACCGCACGACGAGCGAAATGCAGCAGGCGCTCGCGCAGGCCCAGGCGCAGGCCGCCGCGGCGAACGCGCAGGTGAGCGCGGCCGGCGCGAATCTCGCGGTCGCTCAGCTCAACGCGCAAGCGGCCGCGCAGACGCTCGGCGTGTTCGATGCGGACACGTTCACGCCGCAGGTCTGGCGAGCGATGGGCAACTTCGTCGATCAGATCTACGAACGCTACATGGACATGGCGCTGCGCGCGGCGAAGCTGATGCAGCAGGCGTACAACTTCGAGAACGACACGAGCGTGTCGTTCATCAAGGCGTCGTATCAGGGCGTCGTCGACGGGCTGCTCGCCGCGGACGCGCTGATGGCCGACATCCAGTCGTTCACCGACGATCTCGTCAACGCGAAGCGCGGCAAGAAGCAGTACCTGAAGCAGTCGATCTCGCTCGCGAGCCGCTACGGCTACCTGTTCGAGACGCAGCTCCGCAAGACGGGCACGATGACGTTCGAGACGACGCTCGACGATTTCGATTCCGCCTACCCCGGCACCTACCAGGGCCGCATCCGGCGCGTGCTCGTGTCGGTGCAGGGCATCGTGCCGCCCACGGGCGTGTCCGGCACGCTCGGCAACGACGGCATCTCGTTCTACCGGCTGCCCGCCGACGTCGCGACGCCCGCCGCGCCGAGCAAGGTGCGCGTGCAGAGCGCGGAGACGCAAATCATTTCGGACTACGATCCCGTGCAGGACGCGGTGCTCGCGCCGCCGCCCGACAACCAGACGGGCATCTTCGAAGGCGCGGGCGTCGCGAGCAGCTGGACACTGAGCCTGCCGCCCGCGCTCAACGACATCAACTACGGCACGCTGACCGACGTCGTGCTGACGTTCATCTACGAAGCGCGCTTCGATCCGCGCCTCGTGCAGCCCGTGCTCGCGCAGCTCGCGAGCCGGCCCGGCTTCTACAACCGCGAGCGTTCGATTCCGCTCGCATGGCTGTATCCGGACCTGTTCTACGGCTTCGTGTCGACGGGCGCGCTGACGCTCAACCTGTCCGCCGCGGATTTCCCGATCGATCAGACCGCGCCGAGCGTCACTGCGGCGAGCCTGCTCGTCGCGATGAAGCCGGGCACGTCCGCGTCGAACGTCACGATCGCGCTGGCCGCGCCCGGCAAGAGCGCGCTGTCCGGCGTGACCGACGCGACGGGCGCGATCTCGTCGCAGGGCGCGGGCAGCGCGTGGGCGGGCGCCGTCGGCGGCTCCGCGCTCGGCGACTGGACGCTCACGCTCGGCGCCGCCGCGAATCCGTCGCTCGCGCCGGGCGGCAAGCTCGATCTGTCGTCGCTCATCAATCTCGTGCTCGTCATCGACTACGCGTTCAAGCCGCGCAGCTGA
- a CDS encoding FHA domain-containing protein, with amino-acid sequence MENGLSGEASLLRAHHVLGRDPQRCDTVIADPYVSRIHASICWAAGQWELHDHGRNGTFVSGRFVGEGECVALRDGDLIQFGSSGSVRWRARQLSEPVDMLWPLRAPAQPIALDRAQALPGAAITVSRSAQGDWLCNDTAPARVLRDGDAVICGDFAWQLVLAHRNVTAALPRVVQAATLPQRVDFTVSRDEEHVTATLHTRGGAVDLGARAHHYCLVTLARARFADAQAGYDAASQGWIELDVLARMLGLDESHVNVQIHRARTQFLPLLSPGSPELVERRRGGVRFGALAFRVVRGDRLECQSAESDAFTIPPDPVARGASTLVSPAALG; translated from the coding sequence TTGGAAAACGGTCTTTCCGGGGAAGCCAGTCTGCTGCGCGCGCACCACGTATTGGGTCGCGATCCGCAGCGTTGCGACACGGTCATCGCCGATCCCTACGTGTCGCGCATCCATGCCAGCATCTGCTGGGCGGCGGGGCAGTGGGAACTGCACGATCACGGTCGCAACGGCACGTTCGTATCCGGGAGGTTCGTCGGCGAAGGCGAGTGCGTGGCGTTGCGCGACGGCGACCTGATCCAGTTCGGCAGCAGCGGCTCGGTGCGCTGGCGCGCGCGCCAACTGAGCGAGCCCGTCGACATGCTGTGGCCGCTGCGCGCGCCCGCGCAGCCGATCGCGCTCGATCGCGCGCAGGCGCTGCCGGGCGCGGCGATCACCGTGAGCCGCTCGGCGCAGGGCGACTGGCTTTGCAACGACACGGCGCCCGCGCGCGTGCTGCGCGACGGCGACGCGGTGATCTGCGGCGATTTCGCGTGGCAGCTCGTGCTCGCGCATCGCAACGTCACGGCCGCGCTGCCGCGCGTCGTGCAGGCCGCGACCTTGCCGCAGCGCGTCGACTTCACTGTGAGCCGCGACGAAGAGCACGTGACGGCGACGCTGCATACGCGCGGCGGCGCCGTCGACCTTGGCGCGCGCGCCCATCATTACTGCCTCGTGACGCTCGCCCGCGCGCGCTTTGCCGATGCGCAGGCCGGTTACGACGCCGCGTCGCAGGGCTGGATCGAGCTCGACGTGCTCGCGCGCATGCTCGGCCTCGACGAATCGCACGTCAACGTGCAGATCCATCGCGCGCGCACGCAGTTCCTGCCGCTCCTGTCCCCCGGTTCTCCCGAGCTCGTCGAGCGCCGCCGAGGCGGCGTGCGCTTCGGCGCGCTCGCTTTCCGCGTCGTGCGCGGCGACCGGCTCGAATGCCAGTCGGCCGAGTCCGACGCTTTCACGATACCGCCCGATCCGGTCGCGCGCGGCGCGTCGACGCTCGTCTCGCCCGCCGCGCTGGGCTGA